A single window of Melospiza georgiana isolate bMelGeo1 chromosome 19, bMelGeo1.pri, whole genome shotgun sequence DNA harbors:
- the EFCAB5 gene encoding EF-hand calcium-binding domain-containing protein 5, with the protein MAAQPEESAQSADLQNPELGHKDGTATEMQSNQGGHKLPHPHHYISWKECFHEKVQQRCLSLQETKMRLVQAQKAEEAKMRRREPGDCLARDWYNEEEKTLDTRLYLLDNLLPTLIPGAENLLMAVERNHVLVSDQDPTRFKPTNYLAEYLMRHNPQYSAPTKPGPYLREMEAVSEELKSLRQGTTSQRLVQMRAEAKKMYEEREEVERQKAEETARRREVLAALLKEWTVDAHERIPAALVQSALRFFPDVTDSIPEDMRKATHDRKMKILNTLEKPVYLDKFTKLIFSYAEHVSSAKFQEIVEYLHKCAEDFQEATRLDARRQFFIDLFRVCDRGKVGVLNRKKILSLLRHFYDRRSTSHKLQLWNPREWPIIELQDINLIDLWGSLDDQEVCEEVSVSLIWSETEISEAENLEYESVDDDRQETDRMSTSVTEGAVEEKDMSETETGGISKEESEAAEPSVPEVGKEGEEAISAVDSTGLEAADLDGEPGSGKPEEAILGSEPETETKPEEDYTSDREPGSEGQVSREGSGVTGASHEGTSTGASGEGAVTDTDSQQAMKETSASESQSDQQTTSETRLHDQDSASSVAEIQDHQDPCSFAASCLTLPQFVQLMDNFVGEDISLPTLKRLIAFMKREFKQTAEEKIKQREKIHRFSHMAQRKHLLEALFEKWDSKACGSLDLEEVITVLSTFKGHQGKEALMEAKEEICSRYPQLSKVGKITPKAFQIFLELIASKFTGNEDETMDNLVSFLTTSVEQSHIKSLQSSARRKWLQDIQKAAETSGTNMEPVYKAVIKALYQDMEAHGNNKTISAYIALLEENQLSPEQGQVLLRYMACTGDNAPYILNRVLHREMKGISFAVIDQGKPIYVPRVQHHGNIHFWSSDDPEEEKKGSLLVLPLHDAHWRVFGILGLDTLWDQTHTSIFLTHEITFYEGVCHAFSKAYHHICMREHVLQVAATALDWLYPRTPSILAVTIYLVEPGTDKNYVLCKMITTDNTGQKEIHKSPVVLLREENILRGYLFKCTDSSEVTLTSIYGEHHIAVPLHDLSRHTLGIFDISIGENKKLPPQEQKDLQKMLKMAQAACSEILQRFLEEREPTQVLEAEHVTNVRHAGILFHRFMLQDLRECVLKLSAESFDGLKSWAEPPALVYEVLKAVLLLLHPDWKGSEDIECWTHCKMKLDDNLIQEIYCFDPTASSVQVEAELLLDLTTGFPQAPEWQQFSVPAQYLYQWLHTCLALVEITKTQHTEQNHP; encoded by the exons ATGGCTGCTCAGCCAGAAGAATCAGCCCAGTCTGCAGATCTACAGAATCCTGAACTTGGACATAAGGATGGGACTGCAACAGAGATGCAAAGCAATCAGGGGGGTCACAAACTGCCACATCCTCATCATTACATTTCCTGGAAAGAGTGTTTTCATGAAAAGGTACAGCAGAGGTGTCTGAGTCTGCAGGAGACAAAGATGAGGTTGGTTCAAGCACAAAAGGCAGAAGAGGCAAAGATGAGGAGGAGAGAACCTGGGGACTGCCTGGCCAGAGATTGGTACAATGAGGAGGAGAAGACACTCGACACTCGCCTCTATTTGCTCGACAACCTCCTCCCTACATTAATCCCAGGAGCAGAAAACTTGTTAATGGCAGTGGAAAGAAACCATGTGCTTGTATCAGACCAAGACCCAACCAGATTTAAGCCCACTAATTATCTTGCAGAATACCTGATGAGGCACAACCCTCAGTACAGTGCTCCTACAAAACCAGGCCCATACCTGAGAGAAATGGAGGCGGTCTCGGAGGAGCTCAAATCTTTGAGGCAAGGTACAACATCACAGAG GCTGGTCCAGATGAGGGCTGAGGCAAAGAAGATGTATGAGGAAAGGGAGGAGGTGGAAAGACAGAAGGCTGAGGAGACAGCAAGGAGAAGGGAGGTGTTGGCAGCTCTGTTGAAGGAGTGGACAGtggatgcccatgaaagaatCCCAGCAGCCCTG GTTCAGAGTGCCTTGAGGTTTTTTCCAGATGTCACTGATTCTATTCCTGAAGATATGAGAAAAG CAACCCATGACAGGAAGATGAAAATCTTGAACACATTGGAAAAACCAGTATACCTAGATAAGTTCACAAAG CTTATCTTTTCCTATGCTGAACATGTTTCAAGTGCCAAGTTCCAAGAAATTGTGGAATATCTCCATAAGTGTGCTGAGGACTTCCAAGAAGCAACAAGACTTGACGCACGGAGGCAATTTTTTATTGATCTCTTCCGAGTTTGTGATCGTGGCAAG GTTGGTGTcttgaatagaaaaaaaatactgtccCTGCTGAGACACTTCTATGACAGAAGGTCCACGAGTCATAAGTTGCAACTCTGGAACCCCAGAGAAT ggCCAATAATTGAGCTGCAAGATATTAATCTTATTGATTTATGGGGAAGCCTTGATGACCAGGAAGTTTGTGAGGAAGTCAGTGTAAGTTTGATCTGGTCTGAAACGGAAATTTCTGAGGCAGAGAATTTAGAATATGAATCTGTAGATGATGATAGGCAAGAGACTGACAGAATGAGCACCAGTGTTACAGAAGGAGCTGTTGAAGAAAAGGACATGAGTGAAACTGAGACTGGAGGAATTTCCAAGGAGGAAAGtgaagcagcagagccaagtgTTCCTGAAGTGGGCAAGGAAGGTGAGGAGGCCATTTCAGCAGTGGACAGCACTGGCCTTGAAGCTGCTGATTTGGATGGAGAACCTGGATCTGGAAAACCAGAGGAAGCCATCCTGGGTAGTGAGCCTgagacagaaacaaaaccagaagaagATTATACCTCAGACAGAGAACCTGGATCAGAAGGGCAAGTGAGTCGAGAGGGCAGTGGAGTTACAGGAGCCTCACATGAAGGTACAAGCACAGGAGCCTCAGGAGAGGGAGCTGTGACAGACACTGATTCCCAACAGGCTATGAAAGAAACCTCTGCAAGCGAGAGCCAGTCTGACCAACAGACAACCTCAGAGACAAGACTGCATGACCAGG ACTCAGCTTCCAGTGTGGCAGAGATTCAGGACCATCAGGATCCTTGCAGCTTTGCTGCAAGCTGCCTCACCCTGCCACAGTTTGTACAGCTCATGGACAATTTTGTTGGTGAAGACATTTCTCTGCCTACTTTGAAGAGGCTTATTGCATTTATGAAAAGAGAATTCAAAcagacagcagaggaaaaaattaaacaacGAGAAAAA ATTCATCGCTTCTCTCACATGGCCCAAAGGAAACACCTTTTGGAGGCACTGTTTGAAAAGTGGGACAGCAAAGCATGTGGGTCTCTGGACCTGGAAGAGGTGATTACTGTTCTGAGCACATTcaagggacaccagggaaaagAGGCCTTGATGGAGG cAAAGGAAGAGATTTGCTCCCGATACCCACAGCTCAGTAAAGTGGGGAAGATAACCCCAAAGGCATTCCAGATTTTCCTTGAATTAATTGCTTCCAAGTTCACTGGCAATGAGGATGAAACTATGGATAACTTGGTGAGTTTCCTGACCACAAGTGTGGAACAAAGTCACATCAAGAGCTTGCAAAGCTCAGCCAGGAGGAAATGGCTGCAGGATATCCAGAAAGCGGCTGAGACCAGTGGAACAAACATGGAACCAGTGTACAAAGCAGTGATCAAGGCCCTGTACCAG GACATGGAAGCCCACGGGAATAACAAGACAATCAGTGCATACATTGCCCTTTTGGAGGAGAAccagctctccccagagcagggccaggttCTCCTGCGCTACATGGCCTGCACTGGAGACAATGCTCCCTACATCCTCAACAGAGTTCTGCACAGAGAGATGAAAGGAATCAG CTTTGCAGTCATTGACCAGGGAAAGCCAATCTATGTTCCAAGAGTTCAGCACCACGGAAACATCCACTTCTGGAGCTCTGATGACcctgaggaggagaagaaaggttctctcctggtgctgcccctGCATGATGCTCATTGGAGAGTTTTTGGCATTCTAGGACTTGACACTCTTTGGGACCAGACTCATACATCCATCTTTCTGACCCATGAGATCACTTTCTATGAG GGAGTTTGCCATGCATTCAGCAAAGCCTACCACCACATCTGCATGAGGGAACATGTCCTCCAAGTGGCTGCCACTGCTCTGGACTGGCTGTATCCCAGGACACCCAGCATCCTCGCTGTCACAATCTATCTGGTGGAACCTGGCACAGACAAG AACTATGTTCTGTGCAAGATGATCACTACAGATAAcacaggacaaaaggaaatcCACAAGTCTCCTGTTGTTCTCCTCAGAGAGGAAAACATCCTCAG AGGTTACCTGTTCAAGTGCACAGACAGTTCAGAGGTCACTCTCACTTCTATCTATGGAGAACACCACATTGCAGTACCTCTCCATGACCTATCAAGACACACTCTCGGCATATTTGATATCAGCATCGGCGAGAACAAGAAATTACCACCTCAGGAACAGAAAGACCTGCAGAAAATGCTAAAGATGGCCCAAGCTGCCTGCTCAGAGATCCTGCAGAGGTTTCTAGAGGAAAGAGAACCAACACAAGTGCTGG AGGCAGAACATGTGACAAATGTGAGGCACGCAGGGATTCTGTTCCACCGGTTCATGCTGCAGGATCTGCGTGAGTGTGTCCTGAAACTCAGTGCTGAGAGCTTTGATGGATTAAAGAGCTGGGCAGAACCCCCAGCTCTGGTATACGAAGTGCTtaaggctgtgctgctgcttttgcatCCAGACTGGAAGGGCTCAGAGGACATTGAGTGCTGGACTCACTGTAAAATG AAACTCGATGACAATTTGATTCAGGAGATTTATTGCTTTGATCCAACTGCTTCATCTGTGCAAGttgaagcagagctgctgctggacctCACCACTG